The following proteins are co-located in the Clavibacter capsici genome:
- the mmuM gene encoding homocysteine S-methyltransferase yields MTRPLPLPDRPLVLDGGLGTLLEARGHDLSDPLWSARVLADEPDAIRAAHAEYFRAGADVAITASYQVGFDAFAARGLSAADTEELLRASVRLAAEARDEVARDDEAPRDRWIAASVGPYGATLGDGSEYAGSSGRTRAELRRWHAPRFAVLADAGADLLACETIPSLDEGRALVDLARGSGASAWLAFTVTDGRLRSGEPMAEGFRLAEGADEIVAVGINCAHPDEVPDAIAAARSVTDRPVVVYPNSGERWDAVARGWGGDPALPSVDAWIRAGASLVGGCCRVGPDGIRRMRDAVG; encoded by the coding sequence ATGACCCGGCCGCTCCCCCTCCCCGACCGCCCCCTGGTGCTCGACGGCGGCCTCGGCACGCTGCTGGAGGCGCGCGGGCACGACCTGTCGGATCCGCTGTGGAGCGCCCGCGTGCTCGCCGACGAGCCCGACGCGATCCGCGCCGCGCACGCCGAGTACTTCCGCGCGGGCGCGGACGTCGCGATCACGGCCTCGTACCAGGTGGGCTTCGACGCCTTCGCGGCGCGCGGCCTCAGCGCCGCCGACACCGAGGAGCTGCTGCGCGCGAGCGTGCGGCTCGCGGCCGAGGCGCGGGACGAGGTCGCGCGCGACGACGAGGCGCCGCGCGACCGGTGGATCGCCGCGTCCGTCGGCCCCTACGGCGCCACCCTCGGCGACGGCTCCGAGTACGCGGGATCCAGCGGCCGCACGCGCGCGGAGCTCCGCCGCTGGCACGCCCCGCGGTTCGCCGTGCTCGCCGACGCGGGCGCCGACCTCCTCGCCTGCGAGACCATCCCGAGCCTCGACGAGGGCCGGGCGCTCGTGGACCTCGCGCGCGGCTCGGGCGCGTCCGCCTGGCTCGCGTTCACGGTCACGGACGGCCGGCTGCGCTCCGGCGAGCCGATGGCCGAGGGGTTCCGGCTCGCGGAGGGCGCCGACGAGATCGTGGCCGTGGGGATCAACTGCGCGCACCCCGACGAGGTGCCCGACGCGATCGCCGCGGCCCGGAGCGTCACCGACCGGCCGGTGGTCGTCTACCCGAACTCCGGCGAGCGCTGGGACGCCGTCGCGCGCGGCTGGGGCGGCGACCCGGCGCTGCCGTCCGTCGACGCGTGGATCCGGGCGGGCGCGTCGCTCGTGGGCGGCTGCTGCCGGGTCGGGCCCGACGGGATCCGGCGCATGCGGGACGCGGTGGGCTGA
- a CDS encoding NAD(P)H-binding protein — MTIVVTAATGRLGSRIVASLLARGAAASDVLATARRPEALADLAAQGVRTARLEYTDADSVAAAIQPGDTLVLVSGSEVGQRVPQHTTVIEAAKAAGVGRILYTSVLRASTTELFIAGEHKATEEVLAASGVPVTLLRNGWYTENYAGTVDSVKQSGALLTSAGDGRVASATIAEFAEAAAVAALDDSLAGQTFELAGDERWTQDDLAQAVSGIVGQPVPVSQVSGDEHARILGDAGLDEGTIGFLVGLDAATRAGQLDDETGDLSRLLGRLTASLAEGLRQAVAGA, encoded by the coding sequence ATGACCATCGTCGTCACCGCCGCCACCGGCCGCCTCGGATCGCGCATCGTCGCGTCCCTCCTCGCCCGCGGCGCCGCCGCCTCCGACGTGCTCGCCACCGCGCGCCGCCCCGAGGCCCTCGCGGACCTCGCCGCGCAGGGCGTCCGCACCGCGCGCCTCGAGTACACCGACGCCGACAGCGTCGCCGCCGCGATCCAGCCCGGCGACACCCTCGTCCTCGTCTCGGGCAGCGAGGTCGGCCAGCGCGTGCCGCAGCACACCACCGTCATCGAGGCCGCCAAGGCCGCGGGCGTCGGCCGGATCCTCTACACGAGCGTCCTCCGCGCCTCCACCACCGAGCTCTTCATCGCGGGCGAGCATAAGGCCACCGAGGAGGTGCTCGCCGCCTCGGGCGTGCCCGTCACGCTCCTCCGCAACGGCTGGTACACCGAGAACTACGCGGGCACGGTCGACTCCGTGAAGCAGTCCGGCGCGCTCCTCACGAGCGCGGGCGACGGGCGGGTCGCGAGCGCCACCATCGCCGAGTTCGCGGAGGCCGCCGCGGTCGCCGCCCTCGACGACTCGCTCGCCGGGCAGACGTTCGAGCTCGCGGGCGACGAGCGCTGGACGCAGGACGACCTCGCCCAGGCGGTCTCCGGCATCGTCGGCCAGCCCGTCCCCGTCTCGCAGGTGTCGGGCGACGAGCACGCGCGGATCCTCGGCGACGCCGGCCTCGACGAGGGCACGATCGGCTTCCTCGTGGGCCTCGACGCCGCCACGCGCGCCGGCCAGCTCGACGACGAGACGGGCGACCTGTCGCGCCTCCTCGGCCGTCTCACCGCGTCGCTCGCCGAGGGCCTGCGCCAGGCGGTCGCCGGCGCCTGA
- a CDS encoding winged helix-turn-helix transcriptional regulator, protein MSFRVTRDRPGVTEGRYPANCPSRTLLDHVTSKWGVLVLLALGQGSHRWGELRREIEGISEKMLASTLRTLADDGLVLREAQPTIPPRVDYRLTELGHEVSARLVPLMDLVMDITEDTSPLASRRP, encoded by the coding sequence ATGAGCTTCCGGGTGACCCGCGACCGACCCGGCGTGACCGAGGGGCGCTACCCCGCCAACTGCCCGTCGCGCACGCTGCTCGACCACGTGACGAGCAAGTGGGGCGTGCTCGTCCTGCTCGCGCTCGGCCAGGGATCGCACCGCTGGGGCGAGCTGCGCCGCGAGATCGAGGGCATCAGCGAGAAGATGCTCGCCTCCACGCTGCGCACGCTCGCCGACGACGGGCTCGTCCTCCGCGAGGCGCAGCCCACCATCCCGCCGCGGGTCGACTACCGGCTCACCGAGCTCGGCCACGAGGTGAGCGCCCGGCTCGTCCCGCTCATGGACCTCGTGATGGACATCACCGAGGACACGTCCCCGCTGGCGTCGCGCCGACCCTAG
- a CDS encoding MFS transporter: protein MPSPSAPTLSRTPAPTRDVRRARVAVGVLFFTNGAIFANLLPRYPSIKAELGLANVEFGAAVAASPLGALIAGLAAGVLIRRFRSARVAVAATVVASLGILLAGLAPGWLVLAMALFLAGAMDAITDVAQNSHALRVQRLYGRSINNSFHAVWSIGAVAGGIMGAAAAQIRLPLVVHLSISAVVFSALAVLSLLWLLKGPEPEPGEGGAAHAHAPDPEGDVARAASPRALGLVAKYGVLLALVIIASGGAIVEDAGSTWSAIYLSRDLSASAFVAGLGFISLQGMQFIGRMLGDRMVDRFGQRAIARLGGVLVLVGMGAALAFPSVVGTIVGFGVAGFGVATLIPAAMQAADELPGFKPGTGLTIVGWLLRLGFLVSPPVVGAIADASSLRFGLIFIPAAGLLVLVFSRVLATRRAHPAAQSLPAATASS from the coding sequence ATGCCCTCCCCGTCCGCGCCGACGCTGTCGCGCACGCCCGCCCCGACCCGCGACGTCCGCCGCGCGCGCGTCGCCGTCGGCGTCCTCTTCTTCACGAACGGCGCGATCTTCGCGAACCTGCTGCCGCGCTACCCGTCGATCAAGGCGGAGCTCGGGCTCGCCAACGTCGAGTTCGGGGCCGCGGTCGCCGCCTCGCCGCTCGGGGCGCTCATCGCGGGGCTCGCGGCGGGCGTGCTCATCCGCCGGTTCCGCTCGGCGCGAGTGGCGGTCGCCGCGACCGTGGTGGCCTCCCTCGGGATCCTGCTGGCCGGCCTCGCGCCCGGCTGGCTCGTGCTCGCGATGGCCCTGTTCCTCGCGGGCGCCATGGACGCGATCACCGACGTGGCGCAGAACTCGCACGCGCTGCGCGTGCAGCGGCTCTACGGCCGGTCGATCAACAACTCGTTCCACGCGGTCTGGTCGATCGGCGCGGTCGCCGGCGGGATCATGGGCGCGGCCGCGGCGCAGATCCGGCTGCCGCTCGTCGTGCACCTCTCCATCTCGGCCGTCGTGTTCAGCGCGCTGGCCGTGCTGTCGCTGCTGTGGCTGCTGAAGGGCCCGGAGCCGGAGCCCGGCGAGGGCGGGGCCGCGCACGCGCACGCGCCGGATCCCGAGGGCGACGTCGCGCGCGCCGCCTCCCCGCGCGCGCTCGGCCTCGTCGCCAAGTACGGCGTGCTGCTCGCGCTCGTGATCATCGCGTCCGGCGGCGCGATCGTCGAGGACGCCGGCAGCACCTGGTCGGCCATCTACCTCTCGCGCGACCTCAGCGCCAGCGCCTTCGTCGCCGGGCTCGGCTTCATCTCGCTGCAGGGGATGCAGTTCATCGGCCGGATGCTCGGCGACCGCATGGTCGACCGCTTCGGCCAGCGCGCCATAGCCCGCCTCGGCGGCGTCCTGGTGCTCGTCGGCATGGGCGCGGCGCTCGCGTTCCCCAGCGTCGTCGGCACGATCGTCGGCTTCGGCGTGGCCGGGTTCGGCGTCGCGACCCTCATCCCGGCCGCCATGCAGGCCGCGGACGAGCTGCCCGGCTTCAAGCCCGGCACCGGCCTCACGATCGTCGGCTGGCTGCTGCGGCTCGGCTTCCTCGTCTCGCCACCCGTCGTCGGGGCTATCGCGGACGCCTCGTCGCTCCGCTTCGGCCTGATCTTCATCCCCGCCGCCGGCCTCCTCGTGCTCGTGTTCTCGCGCGTGCTGGCGACCCGGCGCGCGCACCCGGCGGCGCAGTCCCTGCCTGCCGCGACCGCCTCCTCCTAG
- a CDS encoding aldo/keto reductase family oxidoreductase encodes MSTDLPGGLFPLAHDLTVTRFGYGAMQLAGPRVFGPPADPDAARAVLREAVALGITHIDTADFYGPGHTNALIEEALFPYPERLHIVTKVGSLRDAKGRWPQALSAAELRQAVYDNLTHLTLDVLDVVNLRVGAFDSPTDGSIEEPFTALAELQQEGLIRHLGVSNVSPAQVAEARGIAPIVSVQNHYNLARRDDDALIDELAADGIAYVPYFPLGGFSPLQSETLARVAADLGSAPLPVALAWLLQRSPNVLVIAGTSSVEHLRENVAGARIRLPEDALAELEGIGG; translated from the coding sequence ATGTCCACCGACCTGCCCGGAGGGCTGTTCCCCCTCGCCCACGACCTCACCGTCACGCGCTTCGGCTACGGCGCCATGCAGCTCGCGGGGCCGCGCGTGTTCGGGCCGCCCGCGGATCCCGACGCCGCCCGCGCCGTGCTGCGCGAGGCGGTCGCGCTCGGGATCACGCACATCGACACCGCCGACTTCTACGGCCCCGGCCACACGAACGCGCTCATCGAGGAGGCGCTCTTCCCGTACCCGGAGCGGCTGCACATCGTGACCAAGGTCGGATCCCTGCGCGACGCGAAGGGCCGCTGGCCGCAGGCGCTCTCCGCCGCCGAGCTCCGCCAGGCCGTCTACGACAACCTCACGCACCTCACCCTCGACGTGCTCGACGTCGTGAACCTCCGCGTCGGCGCGTTCGACAGCCCGACCGACGGATCCATCGAGGAGCCGTTCACCGCCCTGGCCGAGCTGCAGCAGGAGGGGCTGATCCGGCACCTCGGCGTGAGCAACGTCAGCCCCGCGCAGGTGGCGGAGGCCCGCGGGATCGCGCCGATCGTGAGCGTGCAGAACCACTACAACCTCGCCCGCCGCGACGACGACGCGCTCATCGACGAGCTCGCCGCCGACGGCATCGCCTACGTGCCGTACTTCCCGCTCGGCGGGTTCTCGCCGCTGCAGTCGGAGACGCTCGCGCGCGTGGCCGCCGACCTCGGATCCGCCCCGCTGCCCGTCGCGCTCGCCTGGCTCCTGCAGCGGTCGCCGAACGTGCTCGTCATCGCGGGCACGTCGTCGGTCGAGCACCTGCGCGAGAACGTGGCGGGCGCGCGGATCCGGCTGCCCGAGGACGCGCTCGCGGAGCTGGAGGGGATCGGCGGCTGA
- a CDS encoding YidH family protein, giving the protein MTAPDRRFPRSVYREGTEPDVRFSLANERTFLAWIRTSLALLAGGVALEALALGLQPGFRLAASIVLIVTGIAAPAQAWIGWMRTERALRRDRPLPSAALSLPLGIAVVAAGVLVLLGVLTA; this is encoded by the coding sequence ATGACCGCCCCCGACCGCCGCTTCCCGCGGAGCGTCTACCGCGAGGGCACCGAGCCCGACGTCAGGTTCTCGCTCGCCAACGAGCGCACGTTCCTCGCCTGGATCCGCACCTCGCTCGCCCTTCTCGCCGGCGGCGTCGCGCTCGAGGCGCTCGCCCTCGGGCTGCAGCCGGGCTTCCGGCTCGCGGCCTCGATCGTGCTGATCGTCACCGGGATCGCCGCGCCCGCGCAGGCCTGGATCGGCTGGATGCGCACCGAGCGCGCCCTCCGTCGGGACCGCCCGCTGCCGTCCGCCGCGCTGTCGCTGCCGCTCGGGATCGCGGTGGTCGCCGCCGGCGTGCTCGTGCTGCTGGGCGTGCTGACGGCGTGA
- a CDS encoding DUF202 domain-containing protein has translation MSAPDPAADPAGRPSDPGLQPERTALAWRRTALALVVGSLLGLRVLPALLGAAGLVVAAAGVIAALAVLASAHRRYRRVHRVLTSGSADPGTAGLPGGALPALVAALTACAGLAALALALAR, from the coding sequence GTGAGCGCTCCGGATCCGGCCGCCGATCCCGCCGGGCGCCCCTCCGACCCCGGCCTCCAGCCCGAGCGCACGGCCCTCGCCTGGCGGCGCACGGCGCTGGCGCTCGTCGTCGGATCCCTGCTGGGGCTCCGCGTGCTGCCGGCCCTCCTCGGCGCGGCCGGCCTGGTCGTCGCCGCGGCGGGCGTGATCGCCGCCCTCGCCGTGCTCGCGTCCGCGCACCGTCGCTACCGCCGGGTGCACCGGGTCCTCACCTCGGGATCCGCCGACCCCGGCACCGCGGGCCTCCCCGGCGGCGCGCTCCCGGCCCTCGTGGCCGCGCTCACCGCGTGCGCCGGCCTGGCCGCGCTGGCCCTCGCGCTCGCCCGCTGA
- a CDS encoding SDR family oxidoreductase encodes MDDARTLIIGGTGTVGSAVIAEALRRGMTGLRAMSRDARRLADLPHGVDGVVGDLGDPFDARPAFDGVEQVFLALTGTPTELYETTVAVDHAVAAGVRRIVYLSVQDLDRAPQVPHNSAKLAVESLLEHSGVEACFLRVNNFFQNDVWYLDAIRDGVYPQPLGGTGVSRVDVRDIAEVAVSALTPGSEVVGPVDVAGPTAWTGEATAAALSEALVRTVTYGGDDLAAWRASSLASMPSWLVYDYERMYSGFQRDGLIGSPEAIARLTGILGHAPRSYEDFVREVLVPAS; translated from the coding sequence ATGGACGACGCACGGACCCTGATCATCGGCGGGACCGGGACGGTCGGCTCGGCCGTCATCGCCGAGGCCCTCCGCCGCGGGATGACCGGACTGAGGGCCATGAGCCGCGACGCGCGACGGCTCGCGGACCTCCCCCACGGCGTCGACGGCGTGGTGGGCGACCTGGGCGACCCCTTCGACGCGAGGCCGGCGTTCGACGGCGTCGAGCAGGTGTTCCTGGCCCTGACGGGGACGCCCACCGAGCTGTACGAGACGACCGTCGCGGTGGACCACGCCGTCGCGGCGGGGGTCCGCCGGATCGTGTACCTGTCCGTCCAGGACCTCGACCGGGCGCCGCAGGTGCCCCACAACTCCGCGAAGCTCGCGGTCGAGTCCCTCCTCGAGCACAGCGGCGTCGAGGCCTGCTTCCTCCGGGTCAACAACTTCTTCCAGAACGACGTCTGGTACCTCGACGCGATCCGCGACGGCGTGTACCCGCAGCCCCTCGGCGGGACGGGCGTCTCCCGGGTGGATGTGCGCGACATCGCGGAGGTCGCGGTGAGCGCCCTGACGCCGGGGTCGGAGGTCGTCGGTCCCGTCGACGTGGCCGGCCCGACCGCGTGGACCGGCGAGGCGACGGCCGCGGCCCTGTCCGAGGCGCTCGTGAGGACGGTGACGTACGGGGGAGACGACCTGGCGGCGTGGCGCGCGTCGTCCCTCGCGTCCATGCCCTCCTGGCTCGTGTACGACTACGAGCGCATGTACTCCGGGTTCCAGCGGGACGGCCTGATCGGGAGCCCCGAGGCCATCGCCCGTCTCACCGGCATCCTCGGGCACGCGCCCCGCTCCTACGAGGACTTCGTGCGCGAGGTGCTGGTGCCCGCCTCGTAG
- a CDS encoding PfkB family carbohydrate kinase gives MHDQPIVVVGDALIDLIREDGEETPFVGGAALNVAVGLAILGHRVQLVAMVGDDEHGRRIRAELEAHGVELIATVGPSGSSVAVSERVDGEPRYTFNEAAWNRRVRIGEAERAALDAASLVVVSCFPYDDHAQADELLAAVRDPRERLLVDPNPRAGMLHDAGRFRDGFARAAAESLLVKIGDDDTGLLGLGALADARAALHAAGSRLVLATDGARGASVQLEGGEVVQAGIAPDPRPIVDTMGAGDACLAAAADAIARRGAPRTPAEGEAMLRTCMAIAAATCREQGALLRMPTA, from the coding sequence ATGCATGACCAGCCCATCGTCGTCGTCGGCGACGCCCTCATCGACCTGATCCGCGAGGACGGCGAGGAGACCCCCTTCGTCGGCGGCGCGGCGCTCAACGTCGCCGTCGGCCTCGCGATCCTCGGCCACCGGGTCCAGCTCGTCGCGATGGTCGGCGACGACGAGCACGGCCGCCGCATCCGGGCCGAGCTCGAGGCGCACGGGGTCGAGCTCATCGCCACCGTCGGCCCGTCCGGGTCCTCCGTCGCGGTGAGCGAGCGCGTCGACGGCGAGCCGCGGTACACGTTCAACGAGGCCGCGTGGAACCGGCGCGTGCGCATCGGCGAGGCGGAGCGGGCGGCGCTGGACGCGGCGTCGCTCGTGGTCGTCAGCTGCTTCCCGTACGACGACCACGCGCAGGCCGACGAGCTGCTGGCCGCCGTGCGGGATCCCCGCGAGCGGCTCCTCGTCGACCCGAACCCGCGCGCCGGCATGCTGCACGACGCGGGCCGGTTCCGCGACGGCTTCGCGCGCGCGGCCGCGGAGTCGCTGCTGGTGAAGATCGGCGACGACGACACCGGGCTGCTCGGCCTGGGTGCGCTCGCCGACGCGCGGGCGGCCCTGCACGCCGCGGGCAGCCGCCTCGTGCTGGCCACCGACGGCGCGCGCGGCGCGTCCGTGCAGCTCGAGGGCGGCGAGGTGGTGCAGGCGGGCATCGCGCCGGATCCGCGCCCGATCGTCGACACCATGGGCGCCGGCGACGCCTGCCTCGCCGCGGCGGCCGACGCCATCGCGCGCCGGGGAGCGCCGCGCACGCCCGCGGAGGGCGAGGCGATGCTGCGCACCTGCATGGCGATCGCCGCGGCCACGTGCCGCGAGCAGGGCGCGCTGCTGCGCATGCCGACCGCCTGA
- a CDS encoding LacI family DNA-binding transcriptional regulator, with protein MTPMSSPEGSPSGARRPTMKHVARLAGVGVKTVSRVINGEPNVSAAMTERVRAAVAQLQYQPDLHAGSLRRADRRSDTLGLLVGSVANPFSGALHRAVEDVAKERRVAVFASSLDDDPDRERSSVDAFLARRVDGLILTTIAPSQSYLGVETARGTPVVFVDRVPVGLAADAVVVDNAAGVSRAVAHLADRGHRRIAFLGDRPEIFTARERERGFLEEMARRGLPVLPGHVLDGASDEHVADALAERLLALPEPPTAIVSGQNLITIGVITALRRHDAHRRIALVGFDDLPMAALLDPAVTVVAQDPSAIGHAAAERVFARLDGDRGPAQTVVVPTTLIVRGSGEVPRHA; from the coding sequence GTGACACCGATGTCATCCCCCGAGGGCTCGCCCTCCGGCGCGCGGCGCCCCACGATGAAGCACGTCGCCCGGCTCGCGGGCGTGGGCGTCAAGACGGTGTCGCGCGTGATCAACGGCGAGCCGAACGTCTCCGCCGCGATGACCGAGCGCGTGCGCGCCGCCGTGGCGCAGCTGCAGTACCAGCCGGACCTCCACGCGGGCAGCCTCCGCCGTGCCGACCGGCGCAGCGACACGCTCGGCCTCCTCGTGGGCAGCGTGGCCAACCCGTTCTCGGGCGCGCTGCACCGCGCGGTGGAGGACGTGGCGAAGGAGCGCCGCGTCGCCGTCTTCGCCTCCAGCCTCGACGACGACCCCGACCGCGAGCGCTCCTCCGTCGACGCGTTCCTCGCCCGCCGGGTCGACGGGCTCATCCTCACCACCATCGCGCCCAGCCAGTCGTACCTCGGGGTCGAGACCGCCCGCGGCACGCCCGTCGTGTTCGTCGACCGCGTGCCCGTGGGGCTCGCGGCGGACGCGGTGGTCGTCGACAACGCGGCCGGCGTCTCGCGCGCCGTGGCGCACCTCGCCGACCGGGGCCACCGGCGCATCGCGTTCCTCGGCGACCGGCCGGAGATCTTCACGGCGCGCGAGCGCGAGCGCGGCTTCCTCGAGGAGATGGCCCGGCGCGGCCTCCCCGTGCTGCCCGGCCACGTGCTCGACGGCGCGTCGGACGAGCACGTCGCCGACGCGCTCGCCGAGCGCCTGCTCGCCCTGCCGGAGCCGCCGACCGCGATCGTCAGCGGGCAGAACCTCATCACCATCGGCGTCATCACGGCCCTCCGGCGGCACGACGCCCACCGCCGCATCGCGCTCGTCGGCTTCGACGACCTGCCGATGGCCGCGCTGCTGGATCCGGCCGTCACCGTCGTCGCGCAGGATCCGTCGGCCATCGGCCACGCCGCCGCCGAGCGCGTCTTCGCGCGGCTCGACGGCGACCGGGGTCCCGCGCAGACCGTCGTCGTCCCCACCACGCTCATCGTCCGAGGCTCCGGAGAGGTCCCCCGCCATGCATGA
- a CDS encoding substrate-binding domain-containing protein, which yields MTNRSPRLTRTIALGSAALIAAVGLTGCSSSGSGGGAGSSGDVGVSLIVKTTTNPFFVAMQDGAKDAAASSGIALTLAAGKEDGDEDTQIQAIENAISKGDKGILITPNGPSVVDAIQKARDAGLFVIALDTAPDPADSVDITFATDNFAAGESIGKWAAAQLGGKKATIALLDLYDDKAVSVDYDRDQGFLTGMGIDVADKAKNGDEAKTGDYSGGDYEIVGNEATQGAEDGGRTAMETLLSKDPDINVVYTINEPAAFGAYQALQAAGKEKDVVLVSVDGGCAGVKNVEEGVIGATAQQYPVKMAQLGVEAIAQLAKDGTKPSTSSGLDFFDTGSALVTDTPVDGLESITADDAATKCWGE from the coding sequence ATGACGAACCGATCCCCGCGTCTCACGCGCACCATCGCCCTCGGCTCGGCGGCCCTCATCGCCGCGGTCGGGCTCACCGGCTGCTCCAGCTCCGGCTCGGGCGGCGGCGCCGGCTCCTCCGGCGACGTGGGCGTCTCGCTCATCGTGAAGACGACCACCAACCCGTTCTTCGTCGCGATGCAGGACGGCGCGAAGGACGCCGCCGCATCCTCCGGCATCGCCCTCACGCTGGCGGCCGGCAAGGAGGACGGCGACGAGGACACCCAGATCCAGGCCATCGAGAACGCCATCTCCAAGGGCGACAAGGGCATCCTCATCACCCCGAACGGCCCCTCGGTGGTCGACGCCATCCAGAAGGCGCGCGACGCCGGCCTCTTCGTCATCGCGCTGGACACGGCACCCGACCCGGCCGACTCCGTCGACATCACGTTCGCCACCGACAACTTCGCCGCGGGCGAGTCCATCGGCAAGTGGGCCGCGGCGCAGCTCGGCGGGAAGAAGGCGACCATCGCCCTCCTCGACCTCTACGACGACAAGGCCGTGTCGGTCGACTACGACCGGGACCAGGGCTTCCTCACCGGCATGGGCATCGACGTCGCGGACAAGGCCAAGAACGGCGACGAGGCGAAGACCGGCGACTACAGCGGCGGCGATTACGAGATCGTCGGCAACGAGGCCACGCAGGGCGCCGAGGACGGCGGCCGCACGGCGATGGAGACGCTGCTGTCGAAGGACCCCGACATCAACGTCGTCTACACGATCAACGAGCCCGCCGCGTTCGGCGCGTACCAGGCGCTGCAGGCGGCCGGCAAGGAGAAGGACGTGGTCCTCGTCTCGGTCGACGGCGGCTGCGCGGGCGTGAAGAACGTGGAGGAGGGCGTCATCGGCGCCACCGCCCAGCAGTACCCCGTGAAGATGGCGCAGCTCGGCGTCGAGGCCATCGCCCAGCTCGCGAAGGACGGCACCAAGCCCTCCACCAGCAGCGGCCTCGACTTCTTCGACACCGGATCCGCGCTCGTCACCGACACCCCCGTCGACGGCCTCGAGAGCATCACGGCCGACGACGCCGCGACGAAGTGCTGGGGCGAGTGA
- a CDS encoding ABC transporter permease: MSQRTADPNPPTSSLDLANEFLDRRTPVDRIRGVLHRYPAVSPAVVLVLAIIVFGLLNDRFLDPANLSLVTQQVAVVGTLAVAQTLIILTAGIDLSVGAVMVLTSMVIAQTASQNGLPAPAALLAGLVVGLAAGAFNGLLVTRLRLPPFIVTLGTLNIFVALTLLYSNGATVRGVDMPAALSWTGRTFDLAGVKISFGVVLMLVLYVVVAFILGKTAWGRHVYAVGDDKEAARLAGISVNRVLMSVYLAAGAILAVGAWIQIGRSNAASPNAGADLNLDSITAVVIGGTSLFGGRGTVWGTLLGALIVGVFRNGLSLAGLDVLYQTLAVGVLIIVAVSVDQWIRKVRK, from the coding sequence GTGAGCCAGCGGACAGCCGACCCGAACCCGCCCACCTCGTCGCTCGACCTCGCGAACGAGTTCCTCGACCGCCGCACGCCGGTCGACCGCATCCGCGGCGTGCTCCACCGCTACCCCGCCGTGAGCCCGGCCGTCGTGCTGGTCCTCGCGATCATCGTGTTCGGCCTGCTCAACGACCGCTTCCTCGACCCCGCCAACCTGTCGCTCGTGACGCAGCAGGTCGCCGTGGTCGGCACGCTCGCGGTGGCACAGACGCTCATCATCCTCACCGCGGGCATCGACCTGTCGGTGGGCGCGGTGATGGTGCTGACGTCGATGGTGATCGCGCAGACCGCCAGCCAGAACGGCCTGCCCGCGCCCGCCGCGCTCCTCGCCGGGCTCGTCGTGGGCCTCGCGGCCGGGGCGTTCAACGGCCTGCTCGTCACGCGGCTGCGGCTCCCCCCGTTCATCGTCACCCTCGGGACGCTCAACATCTTCGTGGCGCTCACGCTCCTCTACTCCAACGGCGCGACCGTCCGCGGCGTGGACATGCCGGCGGCGCTCTCGTGGACCGGCCGGACGTTCGACCTCGCGGGCGTGAAGATCAGCTTCGGCGTGGTGCTCATGCTCGTGCTCTACGTGGTGGTCGCCTTCATCCTCGGCAAGACCGCCTGGGGCCGGCACGTGTACGCGGTCGGCGACGACAAGGAGGCCGCGCGCCTCGCGGGCATCAGCGTGAACCGCGTGCTCATGAGCGTGTACCTCGCGGCCGGGGCGATCCTCGCGGTCGGCGCGTGGATCCAGATCGGCCGCAGCAACGCGGCCAGCCCGAACGCGGGCGCCGACCTCAACCTCGACTCCATCACCGCGGTGGTCATCGGCGGCACGAGCCTCTTCGGCGGCCGCGGCACCGTGTGGGGCACGCTGCTCGGCGCGCTCATCGTGGGCGTGTTCCGCAACGGGCTCTCGCTCGCGGGGCTGGACGTGCTTTACCAGACGCTCGCGGTGGGCGTCCTCATCATCGTCGCCGTCTCGGTCGACCAGTGGATCCGGAAGGTGCGCAAGTGA